Proteins encoded together in one Dechloromonas sp. HYN0024 window:
- a CDS encoding adenylosuccinate synthase → MAKNVIVVGTQWGDEGKGKIVDWLTDHAKGVVRFQGGHNAGHTLVVGEQVYKLNLVPSGIVRDGVECYIGNGVVLDIHHLLSEIAELEKGGIDVRSRLKISPGCPLILPYHSAIDQAREGAKSEDKKIGTTGKGIGPTYEDKVSRRGLRVYDLFQPERFAEKLKEVLEYHNFVLTQYFKAPAVDFQTVYDQAMADAEQIRPMVTDVSAALYAANKAGSNLLFEGAQGTLLDIDHGTYPFVTSSNCVAGQASAGSGIGPGMLHYVLGITKAYCTRVGGGPFPSELDIETEGVPGYQMSQVGREFGTVTGRKRRCGWFDAAALRRSGRINGLTGLCITKLDVLDGLKELSICTGYTLDGKVIDLLPIGADEVARCVPIYETMPGWSGTTFGVKRWEDLPAEAQAYLNRLEQLCEVPIAIVSTGPERDETILKQHPFNN, encoded by the coding sequence ATGGCCAAGAATGTCATCGTGGTGGGTACCCAATGGGGCGACGAAGGGAAGGGCAAGATCGTCGACTGGCTAACCGATCACGCCAAGGGGGTTGTGCGTTTCCAGGGTGGTCATAATGCCGGCCATACACTGGTGGTCGGTGAACAGGTCTACAAGCTGAATCTGGTGCCCTCGGGCATCGTGCGCGACGGCGTCGAGTGCTATATCGGCAATGGCGTCGTGCTCGACATCCATCACCTGCTGTCGGAAATCGCCGAACTCGAAAAGGGCGGCATCGATGTCCGTTCGCGCCTCAAGATCAGCCCGGGATGCCCGCTCATCCTGCCGTATCACTCGGCGATCGACCAGGCCCGCGAAGGTGCCAAGTCGGAAGACAAGAAGATTGGCACGACCGGCAAGGGCATCGGCCCGACCTATGAAGACAAGGTTTCGCGGCGCGGCCTGCGCGTCTATGACCTGTTTCAGCCGGAACGCTTCGCCGAGAAGCTCAAGGAAGTGCTGGAATATCACAACTTTGTGCTGACGCAGTATTTCAAGGCACCAGCTGTCGATTTCCAGACCGTCTACGATCAGGCGATGGCCGATGCCGAGCAGATTCGTCCGATGGTCACCGATGTGTCCGCAGCGCTCTACGCCGCCAATAAGGCCGGCTCCAACCTGCTCTTCGAAGGCGCCCAGGGCACCCTGCTCGATATCGACCACGGCACTTACCCCTTCGTCACCTCGTCGAACTGCGTGGCTGGTCAGGCCTCGGCCGGTTCGGGCATTGGCCCGGGCATGCTGCATTACGTGCTGGGCATCACCAAGGCCTATTGCACCCGTGTCGGCGGCGGCCCCTTCCCGAGCGAACTGGATATCGAAACCGAAGGCGTGCCTGGCTACCAGATGTCGCAGGTTGGTCGCGAATTCGGTACGGTTACCGGGCGCAAACGCCGTTGTGGCTGGTTTGATGCGGCTGCGCTGCGCCGTTCGGGTCGCATCAACGGCCTGACCGGGCTGTGCATCACCAAGCTCGATGTGCTTGATGGCCTCAAGGAACTGAGCATCTGCACCGGCTACACGCTCGATGGCAAGGTCATCGACCTGCTGCCCATCGGTGCCGACGAAGTCGCCCGCTGTGTGCCGATCTATGAAACGATGCCGGGCTGGAGCGGTACGACCTTTGGCGTCAAGCGCTGGGAAGATCTGCCGGCCGAGGCACAGGCTTACCTGAATCGCCTCGAACAACTGTGCGAAGTGCCGATTGCCATCGTGTCGACCGGCCCGGAGCGCGACGAGACCATTCTCAAGCAGCACCCCTTCAACAACTAG
- the rnr gene encoding ribonuclease R yields the protein MSRKKLSKVRRADPFFERELARYEFPLPSREYVTQVLTDEGRPIELAELIELLDITTTERDMFQRRLGAMEREGQLMRNRKGAYILPERASLTAGRIQGHPDGYGFLIPDDGSADVFLDQHQMGKVLHGDRALVRVTGIDRKGRPEGGIVEVTERVNTRIVGRVFVEHGVVVVAPENKRISQDILVPPQPKAKNQPQSGQVVMVEIIEQPSKFSQPIGKIIEVLGNYADPGMEIEIALRKHDLPFEFSPAALAENKALPDKVTKADLKGRVDLRDVALVTIDGETARDFDDAVYCEKKGRGWRLVVAIADVSHYVRPGMALDREAVERGNSVYFPRRVIPMLPEKLSNGICSLNPDVERMAMVCDMEISANGKIGKYKFYPAVFKSHARLTYNLVWSWLSGEKVPETEVHQGVLPHVQNLYKLFAALHKARGQRGAIDFETTETQMLFNAQGKIENIVPVVRNDAHRIIEECMLAANVCASNFLAEHKQTCLYRIHAAPSEEKLANLRAFLGEFGLALGGGDNPQAKDYAILLEKVKPRPDFQLLQTVMLRSLRQAMYSPDNVGHFGLAYEHYTHFTSPIRRYPDLLVHRAIKAVLAKEVYTPDRSWDDIGLQCSSTERRADEATRDVENWLKTFFMKERIGEEFDGTISGVTAFGIFVALDSVYIEGLVHVSELGADYFQFDNIKHQMLGERTGQRFRLGDRVRVKLVRADLESNRIDFVMAGSDKAYAGPRTVPKAAVKAVGSRPQAKAAVSWDAAPKVPTKAGKSAAKPSFGKAEKPAAKGKAKPAGKKSSAKKSAAPGSKVGGGKAAHKGGAKKR from the coding sequence ATGTCAAGAAAAAAGCTATCAAAAGTCCGTAGGGCTGATCCCTTCTTCGAACGCGAACTGGCACGCTATGAATTTCCGCTACCTTCGCGTGAATATGTGACCCAGGTTTTGACTGACGAAGGGCGTCCGATCGAGCTGGCTGAACTGATCGAATTGCTCGATATCACCACTACCGAGCGCGATATGTTTCAACGCCGGCTCGGCGCCATGGAGCGCGAAGGCCAACTCATGCGCAATCGCAAGGGTGCCTATATCCTGCCCGAGCGGGCCAGTCTGACGGCGGGTCGTATCCAGGGACACCCGGACGGATATGGTTTCCTGATTCCCGATGATGGCAGCGCCGATGTCTTTCTCGATCAGCACCAGATGGGGAAGGTGCTGCATGGCGATCGGGCGTTGGTTCGCGTCACCGGCATTGACCGCAAGGGGCGTCCCGAGGGAGGCATCGTCGAGGTGACCGAACGGGTCAATACACGGATTGTCGGCCGGGTTTTCGTCGAGCATGGCGTCGTTGTCGTGGCCCCTGAAAACAAGCGCATTTCGCAGGATATTCTGGTGCCGCCGCAGCCCAAGGCGAAAAATCAGCCGCAGTCCGGACAGGTGGTCATGGTCGAGATCATCGAGCAGCCGAGCAAATTCTCGCAGCCGATCGGCAAGATCATTGAGGTGCTCGGCAACTATGCCGATCCGGGCATGGAAATCGAGATTGCGTTGCGCAAGCACGATCTGCCTTTCGAGTTTTCCCCGGCGGCACTGGCGGAAAACAAGGCGCTGCCGGATAAGGTAACCAAGGCCGACCTGAAAGGTCGCGTCGATTTGCGCGATGTCGCGCTGGTTACCATCGATGGCGAGACGGCCCGCGATTTCGACGATGCCGTCTATTGCGAAAAGAAGGGCCGGGGCTGGCGCCTGGTCGTGGCTATTGCCGATGTCTCGCATTACGTCAGGCCGGGCATGGCGCTCGACCGTGAGGCGGTGGAGCGCGGCAATTCGGTCTATTTCCCGCGCCGGGTCATCCCCATGCTGCCAGAGAAACTATCCAACGGTATCTGCTCGCTCAATCCTGATGTCGAGCGGATGGCCATGGTCTGCGACATGGAAATCAGTGCCAACGGCAAGATCGGGAAGTACAAGTTCTATCCGGCCGTCTTCAAGTCGCATGCACGCTTGACCTACAATCTCGTCTGGTCCTGGCTATCCGGTGAAAAAGTGCCGGAAACCGAGGTGCATCAGGGGGTTTTGCCCCATGTGCAGAATCTCTACAAGCTGTTCGCCGCCTTGCACAAGGCGCGCGGCCAGCGCGGCGCGATCGATTTCGAGACGACCGAAACGCAGATGCTGTTCAATGCTCAGGGAAAGATCGAGAACATCGTCCCGGTGGTCCGCAACGATGCTCACCGGATCATTGAGGAATGCATGCTGGCGGCCAATGTCTGCGCCTCAAATTTCCTTGCCGAGCACAAGCAGACCTGCCTTTACCGCATCCACGCTGCGCCGTCGGAAGAAAAACTGGCCAACCTGCGCGCCTTCCTTGGCGAGTTCGGCCTCGCCTTGGGCGGTGGCGACAATCCCCAGGCCAAGGATTACGCCATCCTGCTCGAGAAGGTCAAGCCGCGTCCGGACTTCCAGTTGTTGCAGACGGTCATGCTGCGTTCACTGCGTCAGGCTATGTACAGCCCCGACAACGTCGGCCACTTCGGCCTGGCCTATGAGCATTACACCCACTTCACCTCACCCATCCGCCGCTATCCCGACCTCCTCGTGCATCGTGCCATCAAAGCGGTGCTGGCCAAGGAGGTCTATACGCCGGATCGCTCGTGGGACGACATCGGTCTGCAGTGTTCGAGCACCGAACGACGGGCCGACGAGGCGACGCGGGACGTTGAGAACTGGCTGAAGACCTTCTTCATGAAGGAGCGCATCGGCGAGGAATTCGACGGCACGATTTCCGGCGTCACCGCCTTCGGTATTTTCGTCGCCCTCGACAGCGTCTATATCGAGGGCCTGGTGCACGTCTCCGAACTAGGAGCCGATTACTTCCAGTTCGACAACATCAAGCATCAGATGCTCGGCGAACGGACTGGCCAGCGTTTCCGCCTCGGCGACCGGGTCCGCGTCAAACTGGTGCGGGCCGACCTCGAGTCGAACCGTATCGACTTTGTCATGGCTGGTAGCGACAAGGCCTATGCCGGTCCGAGGACGGTGCCTAAAGCTGCGGTCAAGGCGGTTGGTTCGCGCCCGCAGGCCAAGGCTGCGGTGAGTTGGGATGCGGCGCCCAAGGTGCCAACCAAGGCCGGAAAGTCGGCTGCCAAGCCATCCTTCGGTAAGGCGGAAAAGCCGGCCGCCAAGGGCAAAGCGAAACCGGCGGGTAAAAAATCTTCGGCCAAGAAGTCGGCTGCACCAGGCAGCAAGGTCGGCGGCGGCAAGGCCGCCCACAAGGGAGGCGCTAAAAAGCGCTGA
- a CDS encoding HDOD domain-containing protein, translating to MLSEHQKRWGVDQWAAYLSGRELPCMPRSKVRLLELEAERGERLAAIDLADIAAADPFLCLRLLREAEGHRAQRLGHETTNPLGTVMQLGTDAVHKLMLDSPETDEANAGLAECEARAHLASRLALRWGAARADISPDEIAMASLLAEIGELLLWSFAEELPLAALEALHSGHSARSLQAQVDTCGFRFKDLTLKCALIWNLPTLLTQLIRGIDNTRANLSRLCVDTARHLSSGPDDPALPADIAAAKEIIPGASIEWLAEQLPGLSEEQVAVIALKAGEILAPPGH from the coding sequence TTGCTGTCGGAACACCAGAAGCGCTGGGGCGTCGATCAATGGGCAGCCTACCTGAGCGGGCGGGAACTACCCTGCATGCCGCGCTCGAAAGTACGCCTACTTGAACTTGAAGCCGAGCGAGGCGAACGACTGGCGGCCATCGACCTGGCCGACATTGCCGCGGCCGACCCCTTTCTCTGCCTGCGCCTGCTGCGCGAGGCCGAAGGACACCGTGCCCAACGCCTCGGCCACGAAACCACCAACCCTCTGGGCACCGTCATGCAACTGGGCACCGATGCCGTGCACAAGTTGATGCTCGACAGCCCGGAAACCGACGAAGCGAATGCCGGCCTGGCCGAATGCGAAGCCCGCGCCCACCTGGCCAGTCGCCTGGCCCTGCGCTGGGGAGCGGCGCGTGCCGACATTTCGCCCGACGAAATCGCCATGGCTTCGCTGCTCGCCGAAATCGGCGAACTGCTCCTCTGGTCTTTTGCCGAAGAACTCCCACTGGCCGCCCTCGAAGCGCTGCACTCGGGCCATTCGGCACGCTCGTTACAGGCCCAGGTTGACACCTGTGGTTTCCGTTTCAAGGATCTGACACTCAAATGCGCCTTGATCTGGAATCTGCCGACACTCCTGACACAACTGATCCGGGGCATCGACAATACCCGCGCCAATCTGTCACGCCTTTGTGTCGACACCGCCCGGCATCTCAGCAGCGGCCCGGATGATCCGGCCCTCCCCGCTGATATCGCTGCCGCCAAGGAGATCATCCCTGGCGCCTCAATCGAATGGCTAGCCGAACAACTACCGGGCCTCAGTGAGGAGCAGGTTGCGGTAATCGCGCTCAAGGCCGGAGAAATCCTCGCCCCCCCCGGGCATTGA
- a CDS encoding bacteriohemerythrin produces the protein MAWQSVVFDPSKMASASVDVSSELVAHWLANGELPPALVTGHKLIDFEHCFLLSIIADLRRVCSNYTGQSDCGTCSDDLQGQCESLVVGMLGDLFAFILDHFKTEEAVMRESLLLMVDRNICEAHMEDHAAISSKVQEIVSSLDSRHVVARIRELDALLTRWLVNHIALHDQILMRWISRDDSMHKHL, from the coding sequence ATGGCCTGGCAGTCAGTAGTATTCGATCCTTCAAAAATGGCCTCGGCTTCCGTCGATGTTTCATCGGAACTCGTTGCCCATTGGCTGGCCAACGGCGAGTTGCCGCCAGCGTTGGTGACTGGCCACAAGCTGATCGATTTCGAGCACTGCTTCCTCCTTTCGATCATCGCCGATTTGCGCAGGGTATGCTCCAACTATACCGGCCAGAGTGATTGCGGCACGTGCAGCGATGATCTGCAGGGGCAATGCGAGAGCCTGGTGGTTGGCATGCTCGGTGACCTCTTTGCCTTTATTCTCGATCATTTCAAGACGGAAGAAGCGGTGATGCGGGAGTCACTGCTGCTGATGGTGGATCGCAACATCTGCGAGGCACACATGGAAGATCATGCGGCGATATCGTCCAAGGTTCAGGAGATCGTTTCGTCGCTCGATTCCCGGCACGTCGTTGCGCGGATTCGAGAGCTGGATGCCTTGCTGACGCGCTGGCTGGTTAACCACATTGCCTTGCACGACCAGATTCTGATGCGCTGGATTTCCCGCGACGATTCCATGCACAAGCATCTGTGA
- the rlmB gene encoding 23S rRNA (guanosine(2251)-2'-O)-methyltransferase RlmB, which translates to MSSRLIYGFHAVTAKLRHDPESVKEIVIDATRHDARARDLLAHAELQGVKVIGADSKRLDGMAPGAKHQGVLARIEGDRKLAHLDDVLDTLEEPAFLLVLDGITDPRNLGACLRVADAAGVHAVIAPKDRAVGLTDVAAKTACGAAETMPYVMVTNLARTLRELQERDIWVVGTAGEAESDLYAAEWPKATAWVLGAEGEGMRRLTRENCDQLVKIPMHGSVESLNVSVAAGVCLFEARRRLG; encoded by the coding sequence ATGTCCTCCCGCCTGATCTACGGTTTTCACGCCGTTACCGCAAAACTTCGCCACGATCCCGAGTCGGTCAAGGAAATCGTCATCGACGCGACGCGTCACGATGCACGGGCGCGCGACCTTCTGGCCCATGCCGAACTGCAAGGGGTCAAGGTGATTGGCGCCGACAGCAAGCGTCTTGATGGCATGGCGCCGGGCGCCAAGCACCAGGGCGTTCTTGCCCGCATCGAGGGAGATCGTAAACTGGCCCACCTCGACGATGTTCTCGACACGCTGGAGGAGCCGGCTTTTCTGCTGGTACTCGACGGCATTACCGATCCGCGCAACCTCGGTGCCTGTCTGCGCGTTGCCGATGCGGCCGGCGTCCATGCGGTGATTGCCCCGAAGGATCGTGCCGTCGGCCTGACGGATGTGGCGGCCAAGACCGCCTGCGGGGCGGCTGAAACCATGCCTTATGTAATGGTCACTAATCTGGCGCGGACGCTGCGCGAGTTGCAGGAGCGCGACATCTGGGTGGTCGGCACGGCCGGCGAGGCAGAGAGCGATCTTTACGCCGCCGAGTGGCCAAAAGCGACGGCCTGGGTGCTCGGCGCGGAGGGCGAGGGGATGCGCCGCCTGACCCGGGAAAATTGCGACCAGCTGGTCAAGATCCCGATGCACGGCTCTGTTGAAAGTCTGAATGTTTCCGTTGCCGCCGGGGTCTGTCTGTTTGAGGCGCGTCGTCGTCTGGGTTGA
- a CDS encoding ATP-binding protein, with protein MEASITSVAGRAIPRVVRERRWWLVLLLVWAMGVGFSLQSHIDEAREKATEVATEGARNMFRMVLLTRNWNASHGGIYVPVTPTTQPNPYLEHPRRDLTATDGTQLTMVNPAYMTRLIGESAEVASGAVFRLSSLRPIRPGNEPDAWERQALLSFEQGVKEVTGVETGANGLMLRYMAPLQVKTSCMACHARQGYQVGDIRGGLSISQRYGPIEEVVQDGVRSTLIIHALEFMVVGLAAWLLLELLRRRWFELAGKVDELEASQRQLLQSEKMASIGQLAAGVAHEINNPVGFVNSNLGSLKNYSQQMIALLERCRSGQAGEADFEAIEFDYLKEDLAALLSESRDGLERVKKIVADLKNFSRIDESDCQDADLNSGIESTLNVVWNELKYKADVIRELGELPPVPCVVAQINQVVMNLLVNAVHAIDTHGTITVRSGHDETWAWIEVADTGKGMTPAVMQRIFEPFYTTKPVGKGTGLGLSLSYDIVKKHDGRLEVSSEVGVGSTFRVILPLRGKKSDGGVDTL; from the coding sequence ATGGAAGCGTCGATAACATCCGTTGCAGGCCGCGCCATACCGCGCGTGGTTCGCGAGCGTCGCTGGTGGCTGGTGCTCCTTCTTGTCTGGGCGATGGGTGTCGGGTTCTCGCTGCAGTCCCACATCGACGAGGCGAGGGAAAAAGCCACTGAAGTGGCGACCGAAGGCGCCCGCAACATGTTCCGGATGGTTCTCCTGACGCGTAACTGGAATGCCAGTCACGGCGGGATCTATGTGCCGGTGACGCCGACGACGCAGCCCAATCCCTATCTAGAACATCCGCGCCGGGACCTTACGGCAACGGATGGTACCCAGCTGACCATGGTCAACCCGGCCTACATGACCCGCCTCATTGGCGAGTCGGCCGAAGTTGCGTCGGGGGCGGTATTTCGCCTGAGCAGCCTGCGCCCGATCCGGCCGGGAAACGAGCCGGATGCCTGGGAGCGACAGGCGTTGCTCTCCTTTGAACAAGGGGTCAAGGAGGTGACCGGGGTCGAGACCGGGGCGAATGGCCTGATGTTGCGCTACATGGCTCCCCTGCAGGTCAAGACAAGCTGCATGGCGTGTCATGCCAGACAGGGATACCAGGTTGGCGATATCCGCGGAGGACTGAGCATCTCCCAGCGTTATGGCCCGATCGAGGAGGTGGTTCAGGATGGGGTGCGAAGCACACTGATTATCCATGCTCTTGAGTTCATGGTCGTCGGTTTAGCCGCCTGGCTGTTGCTTGAACTACTCCGCCGCCGCTGGTTCGAGCTGGCCGGCAAGGTGGATGAACTAGAGGCTTCGCAGCGCCAGTTGCTGCAGTCGGAAAAAATGGCGTCAATCGGCCAGCTGGCGGCCGGGGTGGCTCACGAAATCAACAACCCGGTCGGCTTTGTCAATTCCAACCTCGGCTCGCTGAAGAACTATAGCCAGCAGATGATCGCCCTTCTTGAGCGTTGCCGTAGTGGGCAGGCGGGAGAGGCCGATTTTGAGGCCATCGAGTTTGATTATCTGAAGGAAGATCTGGCAGCACTGCTCAGCGAGTCACGCGACGGCCTTGAACGCGTCAAGAAGATTGTTGCCGACCTCAAGAATTTTTCCCGCATCGACGAGTCGGACTGTCAGGATGCTGACCTCAACAGCGGCATCGAGAGTACGCTCAATGTGGTCTGGAATGAACTCAAGTACAAGGCCGATGTCATCCGCGAATTGGGCGAACTGCCGCCGGTGCCCTGTGTGGTGGCGCAGATCAATCAGGTGGTGATGAACCTTCTGGTCAATGCGGTACATGCCATCGACACGCACGGCACGATCACCGTGCGTAGCGGCCACGATGAGACCTGGGCCTGGATCGAGGTCGCCGATACCGGCAAGGGCATGACCCCGGCTGTCATGCAGCGCATCTTCGAGCCGTTCTATACCACCAAGCCGGTCGGCAAAGGGACGGGGCTCGGCCTTTCGCTCTCCTACGATATCGTCAAGAAGCACGACGGCAGACTGGAGGTCAGCAGCGAAGTCGGGGTTGGCTCAACTTTCAGGGTCATTCTGCCCTTGCGCGGCAAAAAGTCGGATGGTGGGGTCGATACGCTATAG
- a CDS encoding fused MFS/spermidine synthase: MSRFLLYTIVFIEGFCSLGAEVIALRRLVPHVGSSIVVTAPTIGFFLLALALGYASGARVAANYRTIVARNFMIAAGLAGLGLAGISVDWMFAHLQPVLVAYLVFVGGVLCPLAWLLGQTVPILTNLMKTERTGEASGLALYWSTLGSFLGSLSLSLVVMQWLGVSAAVFTCALGLLVGTLLLARRDVKITILAGVIAVIAAGLNLHHEVTADTAYAEYLIGPVDLPGQKDPRAFWVNKSTASLLDDSEPPNYTRYIRHLRQILLNDLGFAGKDILVLGAGGFTLSHREPLNHYTYVDIDPAIRAIAEKHFLHEPARGEFIADDARRFIATSERRFDAVVVDVYSSHTSIPSHLVTREFWVGTRRVLKPEGVLIANLILDGKLETPYARNLLATIDSVFGRCAVDVLHKAKTLANVEVSCFASSQPGVTGIYIDEKNRADLDRVR; this comes from the coding sequence ATGTCCCGCTTTCTCCTCTACACCATCGTTTTCATCGAAGGTTTCTGCTCACTCGGGGCTGAGGTCATCGCACTGCGCCGACTGGTCCCGCATGTCGGCAGTTCCATCGTCGTCACGGCACCGACCATCGGCTTTTTTCTCCTTGCGCTGGCCCTCGGTTACGCCTCGGGCGCCAGGGTCGCCGCCAATTACCGCACTATCGTTGCCCGAAATTTCATGATCGCCGCCGGGCTGGCCGGCCTAGGGCTGGCCGGGATCAGCGTCGACTGGATGTTCGCCCACCTCCAGCCGGTGCTTGTCGCCTACCTCGTCTTCGTCGGCGGCGTCCTCTGTCCGCTCGCCTGGCTACTCGGCCAGACCGTGCCGATCCTGACCAACCTGATGAAAACCGAGCGCACCGGGGAGGCCAGCGGCCTGGCGCTATATTGGTCCACGCTCGGCTCCTTCCTCGGTTCGCTCAGCCTGTCACTGGTCGTCATGCAATGGCTGGGCGTGTCGGCAGCCGTCTTCACCTGCGCACTGGGCCTGCTCGTCGGCACCCTGCTGCTGGCCCGGCGTGACGTAAAAATAACGATCCTGGCCGGAGTGATTGCCGTCATCGCTGCCGGCCTCAATCTCCACCATGAAGTCACTGCCGATACAGCCTACGCCGAATACCTTATCGGCCCCGTCGACCTCCCGGGACAGAAGGACCCACGCGCCTTCTGGGTCAACAAGTCCACCGCCTCACTGCTCGACGACAGCGAGCCGCCCAACTACACCCGCTATATCCGGCATCTGCGCCAGATCCTGCTCAACGATCTGGGTTTCGCGGGCAAGGACATCCTCGTCCTGGGCGCCGGGGGCTTCACCCTGTCGCATCGGGAGCCGCTCAATCACTACACCTACGTCGACATCGATCCGGCCATCCGGGCCATCGCCGAAAAACACTTCCTGCACGAACCGGCCCGTGGTGAATTCATCGCCGACGATGCCCGCCGGTTCATCGCAACCAGCGAGCGCCGCTTCGATGCCGTGGTTGTCGATGTCTACAGTTCACACACCTCGATTCCCAGCCACCTGGTCACCCGCGAATTCTGGGTCGGCACCCGCCGGGTGTTGAAGCCTGAGGGAGTCCTGATCGCCAATCTGATCCTCGATGGCAAGCTCGAAACGCCCTACGCCCGGAACCTTCTGGCGACCATTGACAGTGTTTTCGGGCGTTGCGCGGTCGACGTACTGCACAAGGCGAAAACGCTGGCCAACGTCGAAGTCAGCTGCTTTGCCAGCAGCCAGCCCGGGGTTACCGGGATATACATTGACGAAAAAAACCGGGCCGATCTCGACCGGGTGCGCTGA
- the rarD gene encoding EamA family transporter RarD: MSPKSQGAGIAYGLLAYVIWGCFPIYFRQLADISPMDILSNRTAWAFVFVTLLLTLRRRWDKIRAMFRMPSHLIRLSVAALLLGSNWLGFLWALDQHQLVAASLGYFLTPLVNVLLGLLVLKEKLNRQEWLAIALAGVAIGNELVALGTLPWISLFLAATFGTYGLLRKQVPIDAISGLWLETLAMLPICLIYAVWQAEHGHFVFTVAANTTTVLLIGSGIMTALPLMAFAAATQRLDLAMVGMLMYINPTMQFVTAIVLFDEPLQPARLVSFALIWLGLLIFSASAWQKYRKYA, from the coding sequence ATGTCACCCAAAAGCCAAGGAGCCGGCATCGCTTACGGCCTGCTCGCCTACGTCATCTGGGGCTGCTTTCCGATCTACTTCAGGCAACTGGCGGATATTTCGCCGATGGACATTCTGTCTAACCGCACGGCCTGGGCCTTCGTTTTCGTCACCCTGCTGCTCACCCTGCGCCGACGCTGGGACAAGATTCGCGCGATGTTCCGGATGCCCAGCCACCTAATCCGCCTGAGCGTCGCCGCCCTGCTCCTCGGTAGCAACTGGCTCGGCTTTTTATGGGCACTCGACCAGCATCAGCTGGTCGCCGCCAGCCTTGGCTATTTCCTCACCCCGCTGGTTAACGTTTTGCTCGGTTTGCTCGTCCTCAAGGAAAAACTCAACCGCCAGGAATGGCTGGCTATTGCCCTGGCGGGCGTAGCCATCGGCAATGAGTTGGTGGCCCTCGGCACCCTGCCGTGGATATCGCTATTCCTCGCTGCCACCTTCGGTACCTATGGCCTGCTCCGCAAGCAGGTGCCGATCGATGCCATTTCCGGCCTGTGGCTGGAAACCCTGGCGATGCTGCCGATCTGCCTGATCTACGCCGTCTGGCAGGCGGAACACGGTCACTTCGTATTCACGGTTGCCGCAAATACCACCACCGTGCTGCTGATCGGTTCCGGCATCATGACCGCCCTGCCCCTGATGGCCTTCGCCGCCGCCACCCAGCGCCTCGATCTGGCGATGGTCGGCATGCTCATGTACATCAACCCGACCATGCAGTTCGTCACCGCCATCGTCCTCTTCGATGAACCCTTGCAGCCGGCCCGCCTCGTCAGTTTTGCGCTGATCTGGCTCGGCCTGCTCATCTTCAGCGCAAGTGCCTGGCAGAAATACCGGAAGTACGCCTGA
- a CDS encoding DUF599 domain-containing protein — translation MHALPHLSAADWISLVIFFASWAGYAWYSEHSQRGANGLIHTSQHYRLTWAYRMLERDLRVADSTLIGNLVTSVSFYANTTIYIIAGLVAALGASDKLLSFTADLPFGGAGNRELLEIKLMLLLGSFVFAYFKFTWSLRQFNLLSILVGAAPYGKSGEAGIDAYAERVAGANNLAGDDFNRGIRAYYFGLAASGWLLNPAALGALAIAVLIVLFRRDYRSPALKLLRD, via the coding sequence ATGCATGCTCTACCCCATCTTTCTGCCGCCGACTGGATTTCCCTGGTCATTTTCTTCGCCAGTTGGGCCGGCTATGCCTGGTATTCCGAACACAGCCAGCGCGGTGCCAACGGTCTAATCCATACCAGCCAGCACTACCGCCTGACCTGGGCCTATCGCATGCTGGAGCGTGACCTTCGGGTGGCCGATTCGACGCTGATCGGCAATCTGGTGACCAGTGTTTCTTTTTACGCCAACACCACCATCTACATCATCGCCGGCCTGGTCGCCGCGCTGGGCGCCTCCGACAAATTGCTCAGCTTCACCGCCGACCTGCCCTTTGGTGGCGCCGGCAACCGCGAACTCCTTGAAATCAAGCTGATGCTGCTCCTCGGCTCGTTCGTCTTTGCCTACTTCAAATTCACCTGGTCGCTCCGCCAGTTCAACCTGCTCTCCATCCTCGTCGGTGCCGCCCCCTACGGCAAATCCGGTGAAGCCGGCATCGACGCCTACGCCGAGCGCGTCGCCGGGGCCAACAACCTGGCCGGCGACGACTTCAACCGCGGCATCCGGGCCTATTATTTCGGCCTTGCCGCCTCCGGCTGGCTGCTCAACCCGGCCGCCCTTGGTGCCTTGGCCATCGCCGTGCTGATCGTGCTTTTTCGCCGCGACTACCGCTCGCCGGCACTGAAACTGCTGCGCGACTAA